A region from the Dendropsophus ebraccatus isolate aDenEbr1 chromosome 1, aDenEbr1.pat, whole genome shotgun sequence genome encodes:
- the GPRIN1 gene encoding G protein-regulated inducer of neurite outgrowth 1 isoform X2 has product MGSPKEPQRLQLSRPDGASENISLRSPISSRIWQAEDPTRNVGFDGEDLCMRNFCVSVHGDHELLEGSLSFDKDGDDILEVHRDFSVDTDGGYTFHEVREDQSSSKQVDWNHKSDVPQTETPIEQSLEERTNITSVSDEKGTELSNSENMVDGKGQILSIPSVPEVSQSLGTNTDIAARTHNIQEGTSGRETENINGKSESIRLATCLGDQASKKILAEAMAEVTNGEMRTKTCSSNLLTSNSGSDMEEKKFRSIAISPIVPPDGSSTFTFHTGITSFAKTSHEKDNAGKNDDLPKIYACELTPAKGDPGANVQYRSVAVSPIIPPGETSLFAFQKDDIKGCSDQTTTARKQEKLNDGTETKVEYKSVAVSPIIPPEGSSSFTFHALRSVSSNITGEHEAQNKELPPKTYSFELTPPNHDAGTQADSRPECVSVAVSPIIPPDGTPSFIYQSDLLNRIGVEKLSDNVSTQSGTRVQYVSVAISPIVLPGGSSSFTFLAENNAAEPNKDINIKTADNLPKTYSFEITPPDDEPGPSTRVEYRSIAVSPIIPPDDVSFSFQTDRKKESSSVETRSRTCSTGLAPSNQDVGTQADNKVECVSVAVSPIVIPHGSSSFPFQGEQIDHDQIQKLDSSSKSALPNTLLEPTILHHDIGIQVDTTVQCASVAVSPMVPLQGSCSFVFHTEDAKVGSTISPHMQEKPEMKDAELQVSFPVETRSIATDPMTPKGKSPKASYPEVKVKEVKADPPEPVREVSWDEKGMTWEVYGASMEVEVLGMAIQKHLEKQIEEHGRQKVMTPQNTARGSSIRGTVVKKESKKRQPGAFRNFFRRRSGCCSRAAPTTE; this is encoded by the coding sequence ATGGGAAGCCCTAAAGAGCCTCAGAGATTGCAGCTGTCAAGACCAGATGGTGCCAGTGAAAACATTTCCCTACGTTCTCCTATTTCCTCAAGAATATGGCAAGCTGAAGATCCAACACGCAATGTAGGGTTTGATGGAGAGGATCTTTGTATGCGAAACTTCTGTGTGAGTGTTCATGGAGACCATGAACTTCTGGAAGGAAGCTTAAGCTTTGACAAAGATGGAGATGATATCTTAGAAGTACATAGGGACTTTTCGGTGGATACTGATGGTGGATATACTTTTCATGAAGTCAGGGAGGATCAAAGTTCATCAAAGCAAGTAGATTGGAACCACAAGTCTGATGTCCCACAAACAGAGACACCCATTGAGCAATCTCTTGAAGAGAGGACAAATATTACATCTGTCTCAGATGAAAAAGGAACAGAATTGAGTAACTCCGAAAACATGGTGGACGGTAAGGGACAAATATTAAGCATCCCCAGTGTACCTGAAGTGAGTCAGTCTTTAGGAACCAACACTGATATAGCCGCTAGAACTCATAACATTCAGGAAGGAACATCAGGTAGAGAAACAGAAAATATTAATGGAAAATCTGAGTCTATACGGCTTGCCACGTGTCTAGGTGATCAAGCAAGTAAGAAAATTTTGGCAGAAGCAATGGCGGAGGTTACCAATGGAGAAATGAGAACAAAAACATGTTCTTCTAACTTGCTGACTTCAAATTCAGGTAGTGACATGGAAGAAAAAAAGTTTAGATCTATTGCAATAAGTCCTATTGTTCCCCCAGATGGAAGTTCAACTTTTACTTTTCATACTGGTATTACATCATTTGCAAAAACTTCTCATGAAAAAGACAATGCTGGCAAGAATGATGATTTACCAAAAATCTATGCATGTGAACTCACTCCTGCTAAAGGTGATCCTGGAGCAAATGTACAGTATAGGTCTGTGGCTGTCAGTCCTATTATACCCCCTGGGGAAACATCATTATTTGCATTTCAAAAGGATGATATAAAAGGTTGTTCAGATCAAACTACAACTGCTAGAAAACAAGAGAAACTCAATGATGGGACTGAGACCAAAGTAGAGTATAAATCTGTAGCAGTGAGTCCAATTATTCCTCCAGAAGGGTCTTCTTCTTTTACATTTCATGCATTGAGATCTGTTTCTAGCAACATTACAGGAGAACATGAAGCTCAGAATAAGGAATTACCCCCCAAAACATATTCATTTGAGTTGACACCACCGAATCATGATGCAGGTACTCaggcagactccagaccagaatGTGTTTCTGTCGCAGTAAGTCCAATTATACCGCCAGATGGGACACCTTCATTTATTTACCAGTCAGATCTACTGAACAGAATTGGTGTAGAGAAATTGTCAGATAATGTCAGCACACAGAGTGGCACAAGAGTACAGTATGTATCTGTAGCCATCAGTCCCATTGTGCTTCCAGGTGGATCATCCTCTTTCACATTCCTAGCAGAAAATAATGCTGCAGAGCCAAACAAAGATATAAATATTAAAACTGCAGATAATCTTCCCAAAACATATTCGTTTGAGATCACTCCTCCTGATGATGAACCTGGCCCTAGCACCAGAGTAGAATATAGGTCTATAGCAGTTAGCCCAATAATACCCCCTGATGacgtttccttttcttttcaaaCCGATAGAAAAAAGGAATCAAGCTCTGTAGAGACACGGTCTAGGACATGTTCCACTGGACTGGCACCTTCTAACCAAGATGTCGGGACACAAGCTGATAATAAAGTGGAATGTGTGTCGGTGGCTGTGAGCCCCATTGTTATTCCGCATGGCTCTTCATCTTTTCCTTTCCAAGGAGAGCAAATTGACCATGACCAGATACAAAAGTTGGATTCCAGCAGTAAAAGTGCCCTTCCAAATACATTACTAGAACCAACAATTCTTCATCATGATATAGGGATCCAAGTTGATACTACTGTACAGTGTGCTTCAGTAGCTGTCAGTCCCATGGTACCACTGCAAGGATCATGTTCTTTTGTGTTTCATACAGAGGATGCTAAAGTAGGCTCTACAATAAGTCCACACATGCAAGAAAAGCCTGAGATGAAGGATGCAGAGCTTCAAGTGTCCTTTCCAGTAGAAACAAGATCTATTGCAACTGACCCCATGACACCCAAAGGGAAATCTCCAAAGGCTTCCTATCCTGAAGTCAAAGTAAAAGAAGTGAAAGCTGATCCCCCAGAACCTGTGCGAGAGGTCAGCTGGGATGAGAAAGGTATGACCTGGGAAGTATATGGAGCATCAATGGAAGTTGAAGTTTTGGGGATGGCCATACAGAAGCACCTGGAAAAGCAGATTGAGGAGCATGGGAGACAGAAGGTGATGACCCCTCAAAATAC
- the GPRIN1 gene encoding G protein-regulated inducer of neurite outgrowth 1 isoform X1, whose protein sequence is MIQENVWPCNLWTQFLILSRATVSVKLALKNTLRRDFEILWKRSGPDMGSPKEPQRLQLSRPDGASENISLRSPISSRIWQAEDPTRNVGFDGEDLCMRNFCVSVHGDHELLEGSLSFDKDGDDILEVHRDFSVDTDGGYTFHEVREDQSSSKQVDWNHKSDVPQTETPIEQSLEERTNITSVSDEKGTELSNSENMVDGKGQILSIPSVPEVSQSLGTNTDIAARTHNIQEGTSGRETENINGKSESIRLATCLGDQASKKILAEAMAEVTNGEMRTKTCSSNLLTSNSGSDMEEKKFRSIAISPIVPPDGSSTFTFHTGITSFAKTSHEKDNAGKNDDLPKIYACELTPAKGDPGANVQYRSVAVSPIIPPGETSLFAFQKDDIKGCSDQTTTARKQEKLNDGTETKVEYKSVAVSPIIPPEGSSSFTFHALRSVSSNITGEHEAQNKELPPKTYSFELTPPNHDAGTQADSRPECVSVAVSPIIPPDGTPSFIYQSDLLNRIGVEKLSDNVSTQSGTRVQYVSVAISPIVLPGGSSSFTFLAENNAAEPNKDINIKTADNLPKTYSFEITPPDDEPGPSTRVEYRSIAVSPIIPPDDVSFSFQTDRKKESSSVETRSRTCSTGLAPSNQDVGTQADNKVECVSVAVSPIVIPHGSSSFPFQGEQIDHDQIQKLDSSSKSALPNTLLEPTILHHDIGIQVDTTVQCASVAVSPMVPLQGSCSFVFHTEDAKVGSTISPHMQEKPEMKDAELQVSFPVETRSIATDPMTPKGKSPKASYPEVKVKEVKADPPEPVREVSWDEKGMTWEVYGASMEVEVLGMAIQKHLEKQIEEHGRQKVMTPQNTARGSSIRGTVVKKESKKRQPGAFRNFFRRRSGCCSRAAPTTE, encoded by the coding sequence AATACTCTGAGGAGGGATTTTGAAATATTATGGAAGAGATCTGGTCCAGACATGGGAAGCCCTAAAGAGCCTCAGAGATTGCAGCTGTCAAGACCAGATGGTGCCAGTGAAAACATTTCCCTACGTTCTCCTATTTCCTCAAGAATATGGCAAGCTGAAGATCCAACACGCAATGTAGGGTTTGATGGAGAGGATCTTTGTATGCGAAACTTCTGTGTGAGTGTTCATGGAGACCATGAACTTCTGGAAGGAAGCTTAAGCTTTGACAAAGATGGAGATGATATCTTAGAAGTACATAGGGACTTTTCGGTGGATACTGATGGTGGATATACTTTTCATGAAGTCAGGGAGGATCAAAGTTCATCAAAGCAAGTAGATTGGAACCACAAGTCTGATGTCCCACAAACAGAGACACCCATTGAGCAATCTCTTGAAGAGAGGACAAATATTACATCTGTCTCAGATGAAAAAGGAACAGAATTGAGTAACTCCGAAAACATGGTGGACGGTAAGGGACAAATATTAAGCATCCCCAGTGTACCTGAAGTGAGTCAGTCTTTAGGAACCAACACTGATATAGCCGCTAGAACTCATAACATTCAGGAAGGAACATCAGGTAGAGAAACAGAAAATATTAATGGAAAATCTGAGTCTATACGGCTTGCCACGTGTCTAGGTGATCAAGCAAGTAAGAAAATTTTGGCAGAAGCAATGGCGGAGGTTACCAATGGAGAAATGAGAACAAAAACATGTTCTTCTAACTTGCTGACTTCAAATTCAGGTAGTGACATGGAAGAAAAAAAGTTTAGATCTATTGCAATAAGTCCTATTGTTCCCCCAGATGGAAGTTCAACTTTTACTTTTCATACTGGTATTACATCATTTGCAAAAACTTCTCATGAAAAAGACAATGCTGGCAAGAATGATGATTTACCAAAAATCTATGCATGTGAACTCACTCCTGCTAAAGGTGATCCTGGAGCAAATGTACAGTATAGGTCTGTGGCTGTCAGTCCTATTATACCCCCTGGGGAAACATCATTATTTGCATTTCAAAAGGATGATATAAAAGGTTGTTCAGATCAAACTACAACTGCTAGAAAACAAGAGAAACTCAATGATGGGACTGAGACCAAAGTAGAGTATAAATCTGTAGCAGTGAGTCCAATTATTCCTCCAGAAGGGTCTTCTTCTTTTACATTTCATGCATTGAGATCTGTTTCTAGCAACATTACAGGAGAACATGAAGCTCAGAATAAGGAATTACCCCCCAAAACATATTCATTTGAGTTGACACCACCGAATCATGATGCAGGTACTCaggcagactccagaccagaatGTGTTTCTGTCGCAGTAAGTCCAATTATACCGCCAGATGGGACACCTTCATTTATTTACCAGTCAGATCTACTGAACAGAATTGGTGTAGAGAAATTGTCAGATAATGTCAGCACACAGAGTGGCACAAGAGTACAGTATGTATCTGTAGCCATCAGTCCCATTGTGCTTCCAGGTGGATCATCCTCTTTCACATTCCTAGCAGAAAATAATGCTGCAGAGCCAAACAAAGATATAAATATTAAAACTGCAGATAATCTTCCCAAAACATATTCGTTTGAGATCACTCCTCCTGATGATGAACCTGGCCCTAGCACCAGAGTAGAATATAGGTCTATAGCAGTTAGCCCAATAATACCCCCTGATGacgtttccttttcttttcaaaCCGATAGAAAAAAGGAATCAAGCTCTGTAGAGACACGGTCTAGGACATGTTCCACTGGACTGGCACCTTCTAACCAAGATGTCGGGACACAAGCTGATAATAAAGTGGAATGTGTGTCGGTGGCTGTGAGCCCCATTGTTATTCCGCATGGCTCTTCATCTTTTCCTTTCCAAGGAGAGCAAATTGACCATGACCAGATACAAAAGTTGGATTCCAGCAGTAAAAGTGCCCTTCCAAATACATTACTAGAACCAACAATTCTTCATCATGATATAGGGATCCAAGTTGATACTACTGTACAGTGTGCTTCAGTAGCTGTCAGTCCCATGGTACCACTGCAAGGATCATGTTCTTTTGTGTTTCATACAGAGGATGCTAAAGTAGGCTCTACAATAAGTCCACACATGCAAGAAAAGCCTGAGATGAAGGATGCAGAGCTTCAAGTGTCCTTTCCAGTAGAAACAAGATCTATTGCAACTGACCCCATGACACCCAAAGGGAAATCTCCAAAGGCTTCCTATCCTGAAGTCAAAGTAAAAGAAGTGAAAGCTGATCCCCCAGAACCTGTGCGAGAGGTCAGCTGGGATGAGAAAGGTATGACCTGGGAAGTATATGGAGCATCAATGGAAGTTGAAGTTTTGGGGATGGCCATACAGAAGCACCTGGAAAAGCAGATTGAGGAGCATGGGAGACAGAAGGTGATGACCCCTCAAAATAC